DNA from Oncorhynchus masou masou isolate Uvic2021 unplaced genomic scaffold, UVic_Omas_1.1 unplaced_scaffold_712, whole genome shotgun sequence:
gctagaatgctaacGCTCATTGATTATAACCTGTCGCAAAAGCTAGCCAAAAGAGACATTTTACTGGTTTAAGTTTAATGCAGTTGATTTGTGatgatgacacacacactaaattaTTCAGGACATTCATATGAGCCTTAAAATCCAAGTATAATccaaaagtagtgtgaaatgcactcataagcaACATGTAAATAGATGCATTTTTTGCTGGCGTTCTATAAGAACTCCCTCTTGTTCTTCCATCAACTTGCCCTCGTGCGGCAATGTTTTCAAACAGAAAGGGGTCTATAAAAGATTTAAATTCAGAAGCGGTCAGAtagctacaggtaactgccagaataaaggaaACCCCAATATAAGGCGTCTTCTCAATAGGACGCTGGGTCACCACGAGCAGTTAGAACATCTTCAATGCACCGTGGCAAACATTCTACacgtgtctggaactctattggagggatgtgacaccattctttcACAGGAAATTACatcatattttgttttgttgatggtggtggaaaacactggCTCTGGCCTTGCGGCAGAATCACCCATACGTGTTCAACtgagttgagatctggtgactgagacggccatggcatatggtttccATTGTTTGCATGCTCATCAAACCCtccagtgaccactcgtgccctgtggatgagCTAATTGTAATTCTCGAAGTCACTGCCATCAGCATTTAAACGATTCACCATAGGTTtcagccagggctctccaaccttgttcctggagagctaccgtcctgtatgtttaaaccagggctctccaaccctgttcctgggagctaccgtcctgtaggtttaaaccagggctctccaaccttgttcctggagagctaccgtcctgtatgtttaaaccagggctctccaaccctgttcctggggagctaccatcctgtaggtttcagccagggctctccaaccttgttcctggagagcaacCCTCCtataggttttcgctccaaccccagttgtgaCTAACCAGATTCAGctcatcaaccagctaattattagaatcaggtgcgctacCTGAAGGTTGTagcaaaaacctacaggatggaacagtgttggagaggCCTGctttaaacctacaggacggaacagtgttggagaagcctgctttaaacctacaggacagaacagtgATGGAGAGGCCTGctttaaacctacaggacagaacagtgTTGGAGAGGCCTGctttaaacctacaggacggtagctccccaggaacagggttggagaggcctggtttaaacctacaggacggtagctcccaggaacagggttggagagccctggtttaaacatacaggacggtagctcccaggaacagggttggagaggcctggtttaaacctacaggatggtagctcccaggaacagggttggagaggcctggtttaaacctacaggatggtagctcccaggaacagggttggagaggcctggtttaaacatacaggatggtagctcccaggaacagggttggagaggcctggtttaaacctacaggatggtagctcccaggaacagggttggagaggcctggtttaaacctacaggatggtagctcccaggaacagggttggagaggcctggtttaaacctacaggatggtagctcccaggaacagggttggagagcactggtttaaacctacaggatggtagctcccaggaacagggttggagagccctggtttaaagtgATCACCCAAAATGGCTGTTAGGAGGGATGAGTGTTTGCAGGtattttttcctttcaattaagacagaGATCCTTACTAATGAGGGACCTTTATTcgtcaatcaagtacaagggtggagcgaaaacctgcagacactcggccctccgcggaatgagtttgacaccatGCCAGGAACAAGCATCCTACATCATAACATCATTTGTGTCCATCATTTCCTCAAGAGTTTCACTCCCAACACTCAAGACATATTTTACAatatatttgtgtttagtgagtctgacagatcagaggcagaaggaatgaccagggatgttatcttgaTACATGCGTGTCttgaaccattttcctgtcctgctagcaatcaaaatgtaatgagtacttttgggtgtcagggaaaatgtatggtgtAAAAAGTACATGGTTTGGAGTAAAAGATGGTAAAACATGtagagtaaagtaaagtacagatacccccaaaaactacttatgtagtacttcaaagtatttacACTGCAAGAAATCTTAAATCTATTGCCTTTAACTTCCAGACCGCATGTCGGCGCTAAACCGGAAGTAGGAAGCCAACGAGATTTTGACAGTTTATTTACCAGTTTATTTAAATGTAAACATTGTAACGTTAGCATAGctatttgtaaaaaataatacaGTAATTTTAGATTAAATATTCTCAGGTGATGGTATTTCCCAGCCTACATCCAACGAGACGCGAGGTTACGACCAACAGCATTGGCAGTCATCATAAGTTAAAACTAAACTAGATGTATATCTTAATTtatcagttagctagctagctcaggGATTGATTTACAATGGAAGAGGTAGTAATCTGAACGTGTGCTTAGCCACATCACTTTTCTGCTCTGCAAACTGCTCGTTTGTTGCTATTCCAAATGGTGAAGCTAGCTTGCAAGTCAAGTTGCTCAACGCATGCTAGTAACAGCAGTACTAGCTAGCTACGTTTTTGTTGCTTGATGATGCGACTTTGTTTTCTAGTAGGTATCTCACGTTAGCTAACTGGCCAGCGCTAGCTAGCTAGGTGAATGAAATTACAATAAATTAGCTGCTGTAATTTGGTTTGCATTGATTGATCGTTTTTAAACCAAGTATTTTTAGTTTGAACGGTTTCTTTACTGAGAAATTGTCATTTCTATAACAAGCAGAGACATTGCCTTGCTGTTAAGGATGTCGTCATATTGCTTAGTCCATCTTTCATAATGTAGCTTGTTGTGAAAACTGCGCTGTCACTCTTCATCATATAGGACTCTGAAGACCCGTCCAGCTCGTCTCCATCCTGCTCCACGGATCCCCAACCCACTGTGTCCCCGGATCCTGACAGGAACCATGGCGACCAGGAGTACAGTAACCATGGTGATCAGAAAGACACACCGCAAGGTCAGGAGAGGGTTACTGTGAGTCTGGACATCAACAGTGAAACACCAACATTTAATATCGTagtcaaagaagaagaagaagactggGAACTAGATAATACAGGTGGGTAGCTGGAGCCATGCTCTCTATGGTCCATCGGGCTCTaatcaaaagtggtgcactatatagggaatagggtggcatgaTTTGGGACTCAGTCTTGTGTGTTGCCATAAATATGAGAATAGGAGTAGCACAGGAGGTGGTATAAAACAATGGAGAAAACCAGTAGCTATGTACAATAAACTGAGACTCGGTCCCAGCCATCAGTCAGCAGGCGGGGAGAGACCCTCTACATCAGGAGAACCTGAGTCTGACTCAGTCTCACTGACTATATCTGTCCTGTCTCATCCCCACAGGAGAGAGTCCCAGCCATCACTCTGCAGCCGGGGAGAGACCCTCTACATCAGGAGAACCTGAACAACACCAGATGAAACGCAGAACGAGGCAGAAAAAAGACCCACCCATGCCCAGATTGTGGGAAACACTGCCAGACATTATCGGCACTACAAATACACATGAGAacccacacaggagagaagccttataccTGCTCTGAGTGTGGGAAGGGCTTCACTCATCAATGTAGTTTGAGGTGCCACCACCAGAAGAAACATTCTGAACAGATTAAAACCGACCCGGATGACAAGATTGGCTGCTGTTGTGGACAAGAGTTCTCTTCCAAGAATGTTCTGGAGGTTCACTTGAAGACAAACACTGGAGACAAGCCTTACACCTGCTGTGTGTGTAAGAAGACCTTTACTCATAAAGCATTACTGAAAGTACACCAGCGAtcccacacaggagagaagcctttctcttgctctctgtgtGAGAAGAGTTTTACTCAAAAAGGAAATTTGACAACACACGAGAAGTCGCACGCCGGAGAGAAACATCCTTGCTCagtctgtggaaagagtttcactCAGAAAGGCTATCTGAAGATTCATCAGCGGCTTCACTGTTCTGAAGCGGAGTTGAGTTCCTCTGTATCAAGAGCACTTGAACATCGACAGAGGAGAGCTAAGGCGACTCACAGATGCCCAGACTGTGGGAAAGAGTTTCCTCAAACATATTACCTGGACAGACacatgagaacacacacaggagagaggcctTACCAGTGCTCTGTGTGTGGGATGAGTTTCACGCAGAAAGGAAATTTAAAAACGCATCAGAAAGTGCACACTGGTGAGAACACGTTATGCTGTCATtgatttattatcattattattattattgattaaTCATGATTGATGACGACAGCCTACACTCCTAACAGCTTCACATTTAGCACGTTGCATATAAAACATTAATGGAAGTGGTAGGACCCTGGTTTGCAAGCTACAAATAGTGTTTTGGCTACAGAgtgaaaaaataaaatgaaatggcattaaaacaactagggcatttaaatgacattaaaacaactagggcatttaaatggcattaaaacaactagggcatttaaatggcattaaaacaactagggcatttaaatggcattaaaacaactagggcatttgaatggcattaaaacaaccagggcatttaaatggcattaaaacaaccagggcatttaaatggcattaaaacaaccagggcatttaaatggcattaaaacaaccagggcatttaaatggcattaaaacaaccagggcatttaaatggcattaaaacaactagggcatttaaatggcattaaaacaactagggcatttaaatggcattaaaacaactagggcatttaaatggcattaaaacaactagggcatttaaatggcattaaaacaactagggcatttaaatggcattaaaacaactagggcatttaaatggcattaaaacaactagggcatttaaatggcattaaaacaactagggcatttaaatggcattaaaacaaccagggcatttaaatggcattaaaacaaccagggcatttaaatggcattaaaacaactagggcatttaaatggcattaaaacaactagggcatttaaatggcattaaaacaactagggcatttaaatggcattaaaacaactagggcatttaaatggcattaaaacaactagggcatttaaatggcattaaaacaactagggcatttaaatggcattaaaacaactagggcatttaaatgacattaaaacaactagggcatttaaatgacattaaaacaactagggcatttaaatgacattaaaacaactagggcattttaaatggcattaaaacaaccagggcatttaaatggcattaaaacaaccagggcatttaaatggcattaaaacaaccagggcatttaaatgacattaaaacaaccagggcattttaaatggcattaaaacaaccagggcatttaaatggcattaaaacaactagggcatttaaatggcattaaaacaactagggcatttaaatggcattaaaacaactagggcattttaaatggcattaaaacaactagggcattttaaatggcattaaaacaaccagggcatttaaatgacattaaaacaactagggcatttaaatggcattaaaacaaccagggcatttaaatggcattaaaacaaccagggcatttaaatggcattaaaacaaccagggcatttaaatggcattaaaacaaccagggcatttaaatggcattaaaacaaccatcatttaaatggcattaaaacaaccagggcatttaaatggcattaaaacaaccagggcatttaaatgacattaaaacaaccagatttaaatgacattaaaacaaccagggcatttaaatggcattaaaacaaccagggcatttaaatggcattaaaacaaccagggcatttaaatggcattaaaacaaccagggcatttaaatggcattaaaacaaccagggcatttaaatgacattaaaactagggcatttaaatggcattaaaacaactaggacatttaaatggcattaaaacaactagggcatttaaatggcattaaaactagggcatttaaatgacattaaaacaaccagggcatttaaatgacattaaaacaaccagggcatttaaatggcattaaaacaactagggcatttaaatggcattaaaacaactagggcatttaaatggcattaaaacaactagggcatttaaatggcattaaaactAGGGCATTTAAATGATATTAAAACTAGGGCATTTAAATGacattaaaacaaccagggcatttaaatgacattaaaacaaccagggcatttaaatggcattaaaacaaccagggcatttaaatggcattaaaacaaccagggcatttaaatggcattaaaacaaccagggcatttaaatggcattaaaacaaccagggcatttaaatgacattaaaacaaccagggcatttaaatgacattaaaacaaccagggcatttaaatgacattaaaactagggcatttaaatggcattaaaacaactaggacatttaaatggcattaaaacaactagggcatttaaatggcattaaaactagggcatttaaatgacattaaaacaaccagggcatttaaatgacattaaaacaaccagggcatttaaatggcattaaaacaactagggcatttaaatggcattaaaacaactaggacatttaaatggcattaaaacaactagggcatttaaatggcattaaaactAGGGCATTTAAATGATATTAAAACTAGGGCATTTAAATGacattaaaacaaccagggcatttaaatgacattaaaacaaccagggcatttaaatggcattaaaacaaccagggcatttaAATTTAAAACAATTACCtgggcatttaaatggcattaaaacaaccaggagagcatttaaatggcattaaaacaaccagggcatttaaatggcattaaaacaaccagggcattttaaatggcattaaaacaaccagggcattttaaatgacattaaaacaaccagggcattttaaatgacattaaaacaaccagggcattttaaatgacattaaaacaaccagggcattttaaatgacattaaaacaaccagggcattttaaatgacattaaaacaaccagggcatttaaatggcattaaaacaaccagggcatttaaatggcattaaaacaaccagggcatttaaatgacattaaaacaactagggcatttaaatggcattaaaacaaccagggcatttaaatggcattaaaacaaccagggcatttaAACGTTAAAACTaaatttaaatggcattaaaacaactagggcatttaaatggcattaaaacaaccagggcatttaaatggcattaaaacaaccagggcatttaaatggcattaaaacaaccagggcatttaaatggcattaaaacaaccagggcatttaaatggcattaaaacaaccagggcattttaaatggcattaaaacaaccagggcattttaaatggcattaaaacaaccagggcattttaaatggcattaaaacaaccagggcattttaaatggcattaaaacaaccagggcattttaaatggcattaaaacaaccagggcattttaaatggcattaaaacaaccagggcatttaaatggcattaaaacaactagggcatttaaatggcattaaaacaactagggcattttaaatggcattaaaacaaccaaggcattttaaatggcattaaaacaaccagggcatttaaatggcattaaaacaaccagggcatttaaacgacattaaaacaaccagggcatttaaatggcattaaaacaactagggcatttaaatggcattaaaacaactagggcatttaaatggcattaaaacaactagggcatttaaatgacattaaaacaaccagggcatttaaatgacattaaaacaaccagggcatttaaatggcattaaaacaaccagggcatttaaatggcattaaaacaactagggcattttaaatggcattaaaacaaccagggcatttaaatgacattaaaacaaccagggcatttaaatggcattaaaactAACCtgggcatttaaatggcattaaaacaaccagggcatttaaatgacattaaaacaagggcatttaaatggcattaaaacaaccaggAAATAGGGTATCTGAAACGGCTCACACGGTTTCTTTCCCACAGGAGATTATCCCGGCTCCTGGTCCACTGGCGAGGGGAGTCCCTGTACATCGGGAGAGGCGGAACAACACCAGGAGAACCGCGCGGACGTCACGTCTCACGGCTGCCTCGTGTGCGGCGAGGAACACTCTAACCTCCCAGAACTACACGAACACATGAGATCTCACTCGGGGGAAAAGCGCCTCGTCTGCCCTGTGTGTGGCAAGACTTACCCCAGAGAATTTGACCTCAAAGTCCacctcagaacacacacaggagagaaaccccaCGAGTGCATCGAATGCGGCAAGAGCTTTGTTCGTAAACAAGGGCTCCGGCAGCACCAGCGGACACATGACGCCAAGCCCATCGGACCGACCCGCCAGTTAGGCAGGCCAAAGCACTTAACCAGCGCTCAAAATGTCCAAGAAAGTGCCTAAGATGGAGAGTGATACGGAGATGCAGGACTGCCAGTACTATGACAATTAGCCGCGACTTTGTCTCTTAGTAGGTCGGAGTTCTTCTTCTCGCTGAAGCTGTGTCTGTGTTGTCGCCATCTCTGATCAGTTAGATAATCATGCTAACTCTCACTCATCTCATCAATCAACATATTATGATCAactaaatggggggggggggagtgtcccttttttgggggggtcaATTTTTCATCAATGCTGTGATGGTGCTAAGAAATCAACCTTGTAGCCCACTTGTGAAATGTTCCTCACTGAGAATAACCATGTCATGATTAATAAAGTAGCATTCTGGTTATGGTTCCTGTTGTCTTTCCCTCCAGCTCAGATGGTGGCAGTAATGTCCAGGCACGAGAGGACCTGAAGGACACAAGGAAGTagtaatgtagctagctaagctaACGTTGGATAAGCGGTTGTTTACGTTCTCACTTCACTGACTAACGTTAGCTTGCAACTAGCTAGCGTAACCTTTCTTCGAGCTGAACGCAACAAGGAAAGAACAACATGTTTGTTATTCGTAGCAAAGCCAGCAACGGTGGATTAACGCTGGCACAGCGTCCTTCTCGAGATAATTTCGAGTTCATTCACAATGCATGAGGTTAGCTAACGTCAACTAGGTAGCTAACTAGTTGGAGCCATAGATATCCTATTAAATTACAAGAGGGGCTATGCCATAAACCCTCAAAGTTCCATAGTGGAGccaaaatggcagccatcttggtcagggagaaataCAAAACCAGTCTAATTGGTATGAACGGCAGTAGGTGATGCATTTCCTGCTTTTACTGATGCAGGAAAATAAAAGTAAGGCATGTGATGTATCAGAAATTGTGTCATAAATTACATTCAACCTAAAAAATATTGGTTATATAATTGTAAATACATGTTATACAGGTTTTATACAAATGTTCTGTATAAATTGTCTCTAAAATATATGAATAAATAAATGTCTCCATTTTTTTATTGGAAAGCTGTGACTGCTATTATATCATACAATATTagtacttgttgcatttacaaGTTATCTAGTTAATTTAAACAATTGATGTAATCATTCCTGTAAAACTGCCTGgctaacacacatacagtgcagatGAGTTCTTCACATTAGGTGAGATTCTGGGTGTAACTCAAAGAGATCCTATTCCATTAGATTAGGTGAGATTCTACATGTTATTCTGGGTGTAACTCACAGAGATCCTATTCAATTAGATTAGGTGAGATTCTACATGTTATTCTGGGTGTATCTCACAGAGATCCTATTCAATTAGATTAGGTGAGATTCTACATGTTATTCTGGGTGTAACTCACAGAGATCCTATTCAATTAGATTAGGTGAGATTCTACATGTTATTCTGGGTGTATCTCACAGAGGTCCTATTCAATTAGATTAGGTGAGATTCTGCATGTTATTCTGGGTGTATCTCACAGAGATCCTATTCAATTAGATTAGGTGAGATTCTGCCTGTTATTCTGGGTGTAAGAACCTGTGACGGAAACCATGACCGCTAGACTGTAAATCAGGTTTAGGGTCAATTTTaattgaaggcagtcaattcaggaagtgatttgaaTGGAAAATGGAacaactttattttatttttttattcatctTTTATTTTTCAACTTATTGAGAAGTCAttgaaaatatatgtttttttctttCAATTATTGTATTGGAATATCAGTTTACATCCTGAAAGTATTGGCTTAAACTCACATTGACCCCAACCCAGGTGTAAGTGGTTATGAGTGACTGAAAGGCTGGCTTGTCACACTTAGTTTAGCACAGCTCAACATTAGTAACGTTACATCATGGAACACTTCGCATCAAAGAAAcaactgtaccggtacccccctgtatatagcctcgctattgttattttactgctgctctttaattatttgttacttttattttttttttgtggtatttttcttaaaactgcattgttggttaattaagggcttgtaCGTACGcgtttcactgttgtattcggcgcatgtgacaaataacatttgatttgacaatggCAGCACTACTATCTCCGCCCTCTTTCAGAAGTGTGCACTTGGTCACGACCCCTCATGCATTTAAAGACATTGGATTGGTGCAAGCATGGCTCgagggagtttccaccatattCCTTTTCCACCAATCCATTCCTTTAAATACACGAGGGGGAGTGCGCGAGTGCACAAGGTTAGAGAATCCGAACTTCTTCAGACATGTTATATTGCCCACCACCTGTCTGTTACGTGTTTCGCTCCTGATATATTTTATAAGAACAAAACTAAGGGACCCTCTACACAAAGCTTCTGTTTGGTCATAAAGAATTACTTCAAACAACCCATTATTTTCTTGTCACTCATTTGTATTGTCTGTATATTATTATTTCACCTCATTGATGTTACTTATTGTGCCAAGAAATCACCAGTGACATACAGAACACTAGTGACATGTTACTCACTGATCATATGCATGTCCTGATGGAATGAACACAAGAGCATTGGGGCATCTTATGTGTTTATTATCTATAAAACCACTAGTGACATGTTACTCACTGATCACATGCATGTCCTGATGGAATGAATACAAGAGCATTGGGGCATCTTATGTGTTTATTATCTATAAAACCACTAGTGACATGTTACTCACTGATCATATGCATGTCCTGATGGAATGAATACAAGAGCATTGGGGCATCTTATGTGCTTATTATCTATAAAACATATGATTTAAGAAACCGTGTCAGTAGGCTACTATACTGATATATTGTAACAGGCTTTGGACTTTGTCTTCCCCATCCAGCCCAGATgatgacagtacaggtgcatccaaGAGTCGAAAATAAAATAGCTTCTATTtccaggtcatcagactgttaattaGTCACCATAAGccggcctctgcccagtaccctgcctggTGCTCTACACTGCACCTGACAGACTGCTTCCttacactggtcactttaatcatatttacatactgttttaaacacttcatacgtatatactgtattttagccAATTCTAATGCTATATTACTACTGCTATACACACATTGTTTattaatatactgtctatacacacctcAACATATATACAATGACATTCCTGACTTGGACCATGGCTCGTTCTCATATTTCTTAATTTCTAAATTTTTTATTTTCTGGGGATtttgtgttttgtattgtttggtATTACTGCACCTGCAATAACAGCTGCAAAAGATGTGCACGTCaccaatacaattggatttgatttactAAGGCGCACCAAGAAGACGGCGTAAACCAAACACGGAAGTAGTAATGCAGCGAGCTGATGTTAACTAACCAGTTTATTTATCGCACTTCAAAGCATTGTAGCTAGTTCCATACAGCTAATATCACCAGATATAACTTATGATACggttatgtaaatgtaaatgttatggtAACGTTGAGTATTATTCACTGGCTGGACGAGTTAAAGTATGGAATTATGAAACGCAGGATTTCCGCCTCTGCCAGTTTAGGAGCTACAATACTAGCCAGTTGTAGCAGCGCGCTATCGTTAGATAACATTTCTCCCTCACAGCACAGCAAGAGACCGGAATAACTCTGGCACAACAGCATATTCTTTGAGATATTTGAAGCCCATTCACAATGCATGAGGTGAGAAGACAACCCCTTAACTTATTAGTttgctaacgttaactagctagctatattaGCTAACTAACTGCACTTGTCAGAGTTGAATAAGTCGATAAGTTGTCAGGACGGTCAGCTTGCTCGTTATCTCAAAAAAATAATAAGTTATCAACCCTAACTAGGCCAGTTGTTAGGACTGTAAACAAAGATTAATTTACATTATTGATACATTTTGTGAAGTGCTCTCTCACCTTTTTAATAGTTTGATGAACGCCAACAGTCAAAATGGCGGAGTCCTGGCTGTAACCATGGTGACCAGAGCAGCAGACTCCAGGGTCCCGAGATGGTCCATAGATTTGACATTGTATTCAAAGAGGAGCCAGAAGATGATGATCATGCACCTTGTGGTCAGAGTAATACTGGTGAGTGTGCAATGCCTTTCAATAGTTGTCCCATGTAGCTGGACACAAGAGAGAATAACCAGACAAAGACCCAAGGTTTA
Protein-coding regions in this window:
- the LOC135537135 gene encoding zinc finger protein 567-like is translated as MRTHTGEKPYTCSECGKGFTHQCSLRCHHQKKHSEQIKTDPDDKIGCCCGQEFSSKNVLEVHLKTNTGDKPYTCCVCKKTFTHKALLKVHQRSHTGEKPFSCSLCEKSFTQKGNLTTHEKSHAGEKHPCSVCGKSFTQKGYLKIHQRLHCSEAELSSSVSRALEHRQRRAKATHRCPDCGKEFPQTYYLDRHMRTHTGERPYQCSVCGMSFTQKGNLKTHQKVHTGDYPGSWSTGEGSPCTSGEAEQHQENRADVTSHGCLVCGEEHSNLPELHEHMRSHSGEKRLVCPVCGKTYPREFDLKVHLRTHTGEKPHECIECGKSFVRKQGLRQHQRTHDAKPIGPTRQLGRPKHLTSAQNVQESA